The following coding sequences lie in one Halomonas sp. 'Soap Lake #6' genomic window:
- a CDS encoding DoxX family protein has product MTTANTASLPLHATALLRISLGVMALAHGLLKVFVFTLPGTVGYFESLGLPGFLAYLTIAAEVGGGLALLLGVYTRWVSLALVPVLLGAAWVHVGNGWLFSNAGGGWEFPVFWTIALLVQAGLGSGSLVLNRRFS; this is encoded by the coding sequence ATGACCACTGCTAACACTGCATCGCTCCCCCTCCACGCAACCGCCTTGCTACGCATCAGCTTAGGCGTAATGGCCTTAGCTCACGGCTTGCTTAAGGTGTTTGTCTTCACCTTGCCGGGTACCGTCGGCTATTTTGAATCCCTGGGCTTACCGGGCTTTCTTGCCTACCTGACGATTGCCGCTGAAGTCGGCGGAGGCTTAGCACTTCTATTGGGCGTTTATACTCGCTGGGTAAGCCTTGCCTTGGTGCCCGTGCTGTTAGGCGCTGCCTGGGTACACGTTGGCAATGGCTGGCTGTTCTCTAACGCAGGCGGCGGCTGGGAGTTTCCTGTTTTCTGGACCATCGCCCTGCTCGTTCAAGCAGGCCTAGGCAGCGGTAGCCTGGTCTTAAACCGTCGGTTCAGCTAA
- a CDS encoding D-alanyl-D-alanine carboxypeptidase family protein, with amino-acid sequence MATTGMYARAVARWWLQLTLYLLVLGTISQAQANPRYAGIVVDLENGEVLYAENADEPRYPASLTKMMTLYLTFEALEKGELSINQALPVSAQAAAMPATKLWLSAGSSIPVDTAIRALAVRSANDVAVVVAEALGGSEQRFAHLMTAKARELGMNSTTFRNASGLPDDQQITTARDMLRLSVRVMQDFPQYYHYFGLQEFTYRGTRHTSHNRLVRNYPGADGLKTGFIRASGFNVATTAVHGNRRLVSIVMGGFTGASRDTHMANLLDRGFARAALRDQRTWLASTNFSREFMGFSGSAQPMPTQPQQPTPSRPMMASVDATARTTASQATASQTPVISQGGSTAAAAVEQQLLRAQAAPVQEQDPLQEFVERERVVASSPSTPSAQSQAPDGNWGIQVGAFSQAAHAEQLAQQAAQRLPNNMGGRVAVDTLEGQTTVFRARVVALDEGRARQACQTLQAQGMDCMVVNASL; translated from the coding sequence ATGGCCACAACGGGAATGTATGCAAGAGCAGTAGCGCGTTGGTGGCTGCAGCTTACGCTTTATTTATTAGTGCTGGGAACTATCAGCCAGGCCCAGGCCAATCCGCGCTATGCTGGCATTGTCGTTGATCTGGAAAACGGTGAAGTGCTATACGCAGAAAATGCTGATGAGCCTCGTTATCCGGCATCGCTTACTAAGATGATGACACTGTATCTTACCTTTGAAGCGCTTGAGAAAGGCGAGCTAAGTATAAATCAGGCGTTACCTGTTTCAGCACAGGCCGCAGCTATGCCTGCGACCAAGCTATGGCTATCTGCTGGCAGTTCCATCCCCGTTGATACGGCGATTCGGGCGTTAGCAGTGCGTTCAGCCAATGATGTGGCAGTGGTGGTGGCTGAAGCGTTAGGGGGTAGTGAGCAGCGTTTTGCCCACTTAATGACCGCTAAAGCACGTGAACTGGGCATGAACTCTACTACTTTTCGTAATGCCTCTGGTTTACCAGATGATCAGCAGATAACCACAGCGCGGGATATGCTGAGGTTATCAGTGCGGGTCATGCAGGACTTCCCCCAGTATTACCACTACTTCGGCCTTCAAGAGTTTACCTATCGGGGAACTCGCCATACCAGCCATAATCGTTTGGTACGCAACTACCCCGGTGCCGATGGCCTAAAAACAGGTTTTATCCGTGCCTCGGGTTTCAATGTGGCAACCACCGCCGTTCATGGTAATCGGCGTTTGGTAAGTATTGTGATGGGTGGCTTTACTGGCGCATCGCGTGATACCCATATGGCGAACCTGCTAGATCGTGGCTTTGCTCGTGCAGCACTGCGCGACCAGCGGACGTGGCTGGCAAGCACTAATTTTTCGCGTGAATTTATGGGTTTCTCGGGCTCTGCCCAGCCGATGCCTACTCAACCGCAACAGCCTACACCTAGCCGTCCGATGATGGCCAGTGTGGACGCAACTGCTCGGACAACAGCTTCGCAGGCAACAGCTTCGCAGACACCAGTTATCTCTCAAGGTGGCTCCACGGCGGCGGCAGCCGTTGAACAGCAGCTTTTACGCGCCCAGGCTGCTCCCGTGCAGGAACAAGACCCTCTGCAGGAATTTGTTGAACGGGAACGAGTGGTCGCCTCTTCACCTTCTACCCCTTCAGCGCAATCGCAAGCGCCTGATGGTAATTGGGGGATTCAGGTGGGGGCTTTCAGTCAGGCAGCTCATGCCGAGCAATTAGCTCAACAAGCTGCCCAAAGGTTACCCAATAATATGGGTGGTCGCGTAGCGGTGGATACCTTGGAAGGTCAAACGACGGTATTCCGAGCCCGAGTAGTGGCCCTGGATGAAGGGAGAGCCAGGCAGGCTTGCCAAACACTGCAGGCTCAGGGGATGGACTGTATGGTGGTTAACGCAAGCTTGTAA
- the trhP gene encoding prephenate-dependent tRNA uridine(34) hydroxylase TrhP, producing the protein MQAPELLSPAGTFNNMRYAFAYGADAVYAGQPRYSLRVRNNDFKVDNLHRGIEYAHARGKQFYVASNIAPHNSKLKTYLRDMEPVIDAGPDALIMSDPGLIMMVRDRWPDQEIHLSVQSNVVNWAAAKFWQRQGISRIILSRELSLEEIGEIRAECPDLEIETFVHGALCIAYSGRCLLSGYFNHRDPNQGTCTNACRWKYNTVAATHDETGDLIPAQQGVAVAANDQDELSALIEDVTRPGKLMPVYEDEHGTYIMNSKDLRAVQHVARLAEMGVSSLKIEGRTKSYYYVARTAQVYRQAIDDAVAGRPFNMRLMDELENLANRGYTEGFYRRHVHDEFQSYEQGSSIGVHQQFVGDVLAYDASRELLEIEVKNRFEVGDSMELMLPDGNRRFVLKHIENLRGESQCAAPGSGHRVRIPMPADSLQPEQLEFALLMRDLASPRAAQPESLGVSIS; encoded by the coding sequence ATGCAAGCTCCTGAACTGCTTTCTCCTGCCGGTACCTTTAATAATATGCGTTATGCCTTTGCCTACGGTGCGGATGCGGTGTATGCAGGGCAGCCGCGCTATTCACTGCGTGTGCGCAATAACGATTTCAAGGTCGACAATTTGCACCGTGGTATCGAATATGCTCATGCACGTGGCAAACAGTTTTATGTAGCTTCAAATATTGCACCGCATAACAGCAAGCTGAAAACCTACCTGCGTGATATGGAACCGGTGATTGATGCCGGACCTGATGCGCTGATCATGTCAGACCCCGGCTTGATCATGATGGTGCGTGATCGCTGGCCAGACCAAGAAATTCATCTTTCGGTGCAATCTAATGTCGTTAATTGGGCAGCCGCTAAATTTTGGCAGCGCCAGGGCATTAGCCGAATTATTTTATCCCGTGAGCTCTCTCTGGAAGAGATTGGCGAAATACGTGCTGAGTGCCCGGACCTAGAGATTGAAACCTTTGTTCATGGAGCGCTATGTATTGCTTACTCAGGACGCTGCCTGCTATCGGGGTACTTCAATCATCGTGACCCTAATCAGGGTACCTGCACCAACGCATGCCGCTGGAAGTATAATACTGTAGCGGCAACGCATGATGAGACCGGTGACCTGATACCGGCACAGCAGGGGGTGGCGGTAGCCGCTAATGATCAGGATGAGCTTTCGGCACTGATTGAGGACGTCACCCGCCCTGGTAAGTTAATGCCCGTCTATGAAGATGAGCACGGCACCTACATTATGAACTCAAAAGATCTGCGTGCTGTTCAGCACGTGGCGCGGCTGGCGGAGATGGGGGTCTCATCGCTAAAGATCGAAGGGCGCACTAAGTCTTATTACTACGTGGCGCGAACGGCCCAGGTGTATCGCCAAGCTATTGATGATGCCGTTGCCGGACGGCCCTTTAATATGCGCCTTATGGATGAGCTTGAGAATCTAGCAAACCGGGGATATACCGAAGGCTTTTACCGGCGTCATGTACACGATGAGTTTCAGAGCTATGAACAAGGCAGCTCAATTGGTGTTCATCAGCAGTTTGTTGGCGATGTACTGGCTTACGATGCCAGCCGTGAGCTGCTTGAGATCGAAGTGAAAAACCGCTTTGAGGTAGGCGATAGCATGGAGTTAATGCTACCTGATGGAAATCGCCGCTTCGTGCTCAAACACATTGAGAACCTGCGCGGCGAAAGCCAGTGCGCCGCGCCTGGTTCTGGGCATCGGGTGCGTATCCCGATGCCAGCTGACAGCCTGCAACCCGAGCAGCTTGAGTTTGCACTGTTAATGCGTGATCTGGCCTCCCCCAGGGCAGCACAGCCTGAATCCCTAGGGGTATCGATCAGCTAA
- the rplQ gene encoding 50S ribosomal protein L17: MRHRKSGRHLNRTSSHRQAMFKNMSVSLVEHEVIKTTLPKAKELRRVIEPLITLAKQDSVANRRLAFARTRSKEAVGKLFNELGPRYAERPGGYIRILKCGFRTGDNAPMAYVELVDRPVAEEEAVAE, encoded by the coding sequence ATGCGTCATCGTAAGAGTGGTCGTCATCTGAATCGTACCAGCTCGCATCGTCAGGCCATGTTTAAGAACATGTCTGTCTCGCTGGTCGAACATGAAGTCATTAAGACAACCCTGCCTAAGGCCAAGGAACTGCGTCGCGTTATCGAGCCGCTGATCACCTTAGCCAAGCAGGATAGCGTTGCAAACCGCCGTCTGGCATTTGCTCGTACGCGCTCTAAAGAAGCCGTCGGCAAACTGTTTAACGAGTTGGGTCCGCGTTACGCCGAGCGTCCGGGTGGTTACATCCGTATTCTCAAGTGCGGTTTCCGCACCGGCGACAACGCACCTATGGCGTACGTTGAGCTAGTTGACCGCCCGGTTGCTGAAGAAGAAGCTGTTGCAGAGTAA
- the thiE gene encoding thiamine phosphate synthase: MPFDLSLYLITDAELCAGIGLEKTVEAAVQGGITMVQLRDKHASDAYMIAQAKRLKAVLAGSGVPLIINDRLVVAVESGADGLHVGQSDTAVQEARQTLGSNAIIGLSINTLTQLQDAPFELLDYVGLGPVFATATKQDHAQPIGFEGLAQLASACQLPCVAIGGLKAEHAARVKAAGADGSAVISAICGQPDPRLAAQAFHSQ; encoded by the coding sequence ATGCCGTTTGATCTCTCGCTCTATTTAATCACCGATGCAGAGCTGTGTGCTGGCATTGGCCTTGAAAAAACGGTGGAAGCTGCTGTTCAAGGTGGTATTACCATGGTGCAGCTACGCGACAAGCACGCCAGTGACGCATATATGATCGCCCAAGCTAAACGCCTTAAAGCCGTTTTAGCAGGTAGTGGCGTGCCGCTGATTATTAACGATCGCCTGGTGGTGGCCGTAGAAAGTGGGGCCGATGGCCTACATGTAGGCCAAAGCGACACTGCGGTGCAGGAAGCTCGCCAAACCCTAGGCTCCAACGCCATCATCGGTCTTTCAATTAACACCCTTACCCAGTTGCAGGATGCCCCCTTTGAGCTACTGGATTACGTTGGTTTAGGACCTGTGTTTGCGACCGCCACCAAGCAAGACCATGCCCAACCAATAGGCTTTGAGGGGCTGGCCCAACTTGCCAGCGCGTGCCAACTACCCTGCGTGGCGATTGGCGGTTTAAAGGCCGAACACGCGGCACGGGTAAAAGCTGCAGGGGCAGACGGCAGCGCGGTTATTTCCGCTATCTGCGGCCAGCCCGACCCGCGCCTGGCAGCGCAGGCATTCCATAGCCAATGA
- a CDS encoding DODA-type extradiol aromatic ring-opening family dioxygenase, producing MLPSLFISHGSPMLALNKTPAHAFLRKLGKRLSPKAVVVVSAHWESLTLKVSTSAKPETIHDFGGFPQALFDCQYPAPGDPELAERVAVLLDAERVERGLDHGAWVPLSLMFPEANIPVVSLSLPVRWSNQALVTLGERLSLLREEGVLIIGSGSLTHNLYETLPQDSPIPAWVGEFSHWVSEHITANDRQALLDWEHAPKAQENHPTPEHFQPLLVAMGAGGEATQLHHSVEHGVLTMDVYAFS from the coding sequence ATGTTACCGAGCCTGTTTATTTCCCATGGTTCTCCCATGCTGGCGCTGAATAAAACACCGGCCCATGCTTTTCTACGCAAATTGGGTAAGCGGCTTTCTCCCAAGGCGGTGGTCGTCGTCTCAGCACACTGGGAGAGCCTAACGCTTAAAGTCAGTACTAGCGCCAAGCCGGAAACCATTCACGATTTTGGCGGGTTCCCGCAAGCCCTCTTCGATTGCCAGTACCCCGCCCCTGGTGATCCTGAGCTGGCTGAACGAGTGGCCGTACTACTGGATGCCGAACGTGTAGAACGCGGCCTAGATCACGGCGCCTGGGTGCCGCTTTCATTGATGTTTCCAGAGGCGAATATACCGGTTGTTTCTCTTTCGCTACCCGTGCGCTGGAGTAATCAGGCGCTAGTCACCCTGGGCGAGCGCCTATCGTTACTACGGGAAGAAGGAGTGTTGATTATCGGCTCGGGCAGCCTGACCCATAACCTGTATGAAACGTTGCCCCAGGACAGTCCGATTCCCGCCTGGGTGGGTGAGTTTTCCCATTGGGTGAGCGAGCATATTACCGCCAACGATCGTCAGGCACTGCTCGACTGGGAGCACGCCCCAAAAGCACAGGAAAACCACCCCACCCCCGAACACTTTCAGCCTTTACTAGTGGCTATGGGGGCGGGAGGCGAAGCAACACAGCTGCACCATAGTGTAGAGCACGGCGTACTCACCATGGATGTTTACGCTTTTAGCTGA
- a CDS encoding DMT family transporter, translated as MTTSFKGILCMCLGVLFLALGDAVSKWLGEVHSPLQIIFFRTLVSLPLIALLAHFAGGLRKLRTKRPRVHLLRGLIYTATMVCFVWGLTLLPLAEATAIAFVAPLFVTLLSVPLLGERIASPVLIASLAGFVGVLIVVRPGGDAFQLGTLTLLGAAFFYALMMITARRYGAREHLWAMVFYMTLVPFIITAISLPWVWQTPQPGHWLGFLAAGVLGIGATAFITLAFRFAPAAIAAPFDYTAMLWAVLLGWWFWGELPDVWVWVGSALIMGSGLAIAYHDRRTTLKTRPSA; from the coding sequence ATGACAACATCGTTTAAAGGCATTCTCTGTATGTGCCTAGGTGTGCTGTTTCTAGCACTTGGCGATGCTGTTTCAAAGTGGCTTGGCGAAGTGCATTCGCCGCTGCAGATTATTTTCTTCCGTACGCTCGTGTCATTACCGCTCATTGCGCTGTTGGCTCATTTTGCGGGAGGGTTACGCAAGTTGCGTACCAAACGTCCCCGTGTGCACCTCTTAAGGGGGCTGATTTATACTGCCACGATGGTGTGTTTCGTCTGGGGGCTAACGCTACTGCCGCTAGCTGAAGCCACTGCCATTGCGTTTGTGGCGCCGCTGTTTGTGACGTTGCTGTCGGTGCCGCTGCTTGGTGAGCGGATCGCCTCACCTGTATTGATCGCCTCTCTGGCAGGTTTTGTGGGTGTGCTGATTGTTGTACGCCCTGGTGGCGACGCGTTCCAGCTAGGCACACTTACACTATTGGGGGCGGCCTTTTTCTATGCACTGATGATGATTACGGCACGCCGCTACGGTGCCCGGGAGCACCTGTGGGCCATGGTGTTCTATATGACGTTAGTGCCATTTATCATCACTGCCATTAGCTTGCCCTGGGTATGGCAAACGCCGCAGCCTGGGCATTGGCTTGGATTTTTGGCTGCGGGTGTTTTAGGTATTGGGGCAACGGCTTTTATTACACTGGCATTCCGCTTTGCACCTGCGGCGATAGCCGCGCCGTTTGATTATACGGCGATGTTGTGGGCAGTACTGCTAGGCTGGTGGTTCTGGGGAGAATTGCCTGATGTATGGGTATGGGTGGGTAGCGCGCTGATTATGGGCAGTGGTTTAGCGATTGCCTACCATGATCGCCGCACGACGCTGAAAACTCGTCCGAGTGCTTAA
- a CDS encoding LysR family transcriptional regulator: protein MNQLEHLMAFVKVAELGSYTRAAEALDLSRTRVSRQVMALEASLGARLIQRTTRRLHLTEAGERYLVRAQGILLSLEEAAAEVGSGTNTVSGRLRINGPMSFGTRYLSPLVAQFMQTHPKLEVRLDLNDRRVDLLEEGYDIAIRIGNLPDSSLVARRLTRCQMLFCASPDYLAQHGTPERIEELSSHRCLRYRSGQNSGDWWVGDRAFSISGPLESNNGDMLTHAAEAGLGIAQQPSFLVTDSIASGRLVPILQDLPPALLEIHALYPARHYLPAKVERFIELLAAAWGDPPVWEVELGLSPFSQQ, encoded by the coding sequence ATGAACCAGCTCGAACACCTAATGGCCTTTGTAAAGGTGGCCGAGCTGGGCAGTTATACTCGCGCAGCTGAGGCGTTGGACCTGTCCCGCACGCGCGTATCCCGCCAAGTGATGGCGCTTGAAGCCTCGTTAGGCGCTCGGCTGATTCAGCGTACCACGCGGCGGCTGCATCTTACGGAAGCTGGCGAGCGTTACCTGGTTCGGGCCCAGGGGATTTTGCTCTCTTTAGAAGAAGCAGCGGCAGAAGTCGGCAGTGGTACCAACACGGTGAGCGGGCGGTTACGCATCAACGGCCCTATGAGCTTTGGTACCCGTTACCTCTCGCCGCTCGTCGCACAGTTTATGCAAACCCACCCTAAGCTTGAGGTGCGTTTAGACCTGAATGATCGCCGAGTTGATCTACTGGAAGAGGGTTACGACATCGCTATTCGTATCGGCAACCTACCCGACTCCAGTTTGGTTGCACGGCGACTCACCCGGTGCCAAATGTTATTTTGCGCATCACCTGACTACCTCGCTCAACATGGCACACCAGAGCGTATTGAAGAGCTGTCATCTCACCGCTGTTTACGTTATCGAAGCGGGCAAAACAGTGGAGACTGGTGGGTTGGCGATCGTGCTTTTAGCATTTCTGGGCCACTAGAAAGCAATAATGGCGATATGCTGACCCATGCGGCGGAGGCAGGCCTGGGAATTGCACAGCAGCCTAGCTTTTTAGTGACCGATAGCATTGCTAGCGGGCGTTTAGTGCCTATTTTGCAAGACTTACCGCCCGCCCTGCTGGAAATTCATGCCCTTTACCCGGCCCGCCACTACTTACCGGCTAAGGTAGAGCGCTTTATTGAGCTATTGGCCGCGGCGTGGGGTGACCCACCAGTATGGGAAGTCGAGCTGGGATTGTCGCCTTTTTCGCAACAGTGA